AATACGAGTTTCGCTTCGGTGAACACTTCTACCCTCTTCCGCTCTGACAGTTCCAAAGAGCCCCTCCAGGGCGAAATGTCGCGCACCTGGGCGGGGGGGTGACTGGGCGTAGCAATACCTAGAACGAATCATCAGTTTGGCAAGACTCGCCGTGTCGCACATCTTGGTCTTGCCTGAGAGATTGCCAAAGTACTCTACATTCAGAGGTGGCTGAAAGTCAAAGTCCGAGAGGAACGCATTGTAAATGTAGTTATCCATGAATGCGCTTGGGGAGTGTCCACCCATGTTTTTCGAAGCCATATCCATCGCATTGATACCTTGCGAGTGATTGACGACATGTTCCTGAGGCGGGGCGATCGCCGCCGGCGCCGGCTCTGAGGAAGTTGGCACAAGAGAATCCGTCGCCGCTCCCACCATTTCAGGAATGGTTGGGTGGCATCGGACATGGTGCCGCTTGATCACGTCCTTCCGCGTGAAGGTTGCGCTGCAGTAACGGCAGCTGAACGGTTTCTCGTTTCGGTCTGGTACAGTCAGTCTGCTGTAGAGTGTCCAGCAGAGACGGTTGACTAACGGGAGCGCTCATGCCGTGTGAGATGTTCGGTCCGTGCGAACGACCGCGCACAGTAGGTGCATTTCAGCGAGGCGCGACGGTGGCCTGCTCTCATACCAGACAATGGGCCCATCATATGTCGTGGAAACACAgggaacaggaagaaaggagaggtGGGCATGAGGATATTTTGTTCCGAGGATATGTCGATCGCCGCTGGCAAACCCAAAGGGTCCTTTCAAGGCATCATTCCCCGAAGTGCGTTCGGCCATCGGCACCTCGCTGTCTCCGGAACGGTCGGTCCCTCGGCACCATTTTGTTATTTTGGTCCGCAACTATAAGGCATATTCGCACCAGGCGGGTACCATCTATCGTTCCCAGGGAGTTGAGTGGGCAACGATGAATGGACACACCGACACTGCTCATTGCGCGCATCAAAGGAAGTTGTCTACACTGAAGTCtagagaaggtgaagatgcATTCGAGGCCGTGGTCCTAATTTGATAGTATTGCTCCTCGATTTTGGCGGAAGTTTCCACGATTCATAGGGACGTGGTTGAGACACACAAAAACAATAAACCACAAAATACAGGTGCCTGGCTGCTAGTCAACAGAAACAACTTGACTAGATGACCCAGCAGCAACGTGAGGAATAGGAGAGAGATAATGCATCTAGATGTCGACTATTACTAGGAGGTATTGTGACCACCGAGAACGTTAGTATAATTCAACGAAAAGAGCAGGGGTATGACGCCTAAAGGAGAAGGATCGCCTGCGCAGAAAGTGGAAGCAGGTAAAGATCGAACTTGTGGAGCACAACTTTAGACTGTGGGATCATTACGACCCACTCTAGGAAACTTGAGGGAGATTAGAAACCTCTAGCTTGCCATCTTTATACCATTTCTGCAATGTCCTGAAGTTTTGACTATTTTCATGTCAAAAATTATGCGTTGAGCTGGCATGTCGGCCCTTGTTACTCGGATAAAAAGCTGATACAAAGGCTAAATGatacggcggactaaatctagcttacggacaaaataaaatattaccaAATTTACCAATACCAACGCACTGTATATTAGCTCTACCATAATAactttagatataataacCCTAAAGATTAGGATCTAGTCTtatactaccactaccatcactaccaccactactaccaccaccaccactaccaccaccaccactaccaccaccactaccaccaccactaccaccaccactaccactaccaatACAGCACTACCACTCGgcactattactattactactaccactattGATTcaataaatattattgattatatataagataaaactactatcttaaatttttaatcataaatattctatataatagtatattttagagctttattaaatctatatcttaaaGTGCGTGGCAGTGGTGGCCGAATGTAAAACAGCGAGATTTCGGTAAAAAATCCGATAATCCGAAGTTTTGTCCGttagctagatttagtccgccgtaaAATGATGAACATGTCGGGTTTTATCGAGTTGCCCGTCGTCCCGGCCGTCGTTCCGTCCGTCCGTCCGTCCGTCAGTTCATCCGAGACCTGCACTGACTAAACTCAACATGGACCCTCGTCCGTGGTATGTCACGTCTCTGCTTATAGATTGTAATACAGTAATCTGCAACGAACTAATTACCGATATCTCCGTCGCCATCAATGCCCCTATTGGCCAGAGCATTGTGTCTTCCTTACATGCCGAGTCACTCGGTATACGCACAATTCATTTTGACAAGCATGACTGGGGCGAACATGGTTTGCAAACGGATAGTCGTCTGACTCCGCTTCCGCGTCTCTAATGAAGATGTCGCCGACTTTTAGGGAGGTTTATCCCATGATGGCCTTGACGTGGATGGCAAGACCATGAAATTCAGATAGTTCGCTGCTGAAAAGTCGATGCCAGGTCCTACGCAGCACAAAGCTGTGCGCAGATATATCGACGAGATGTACAGACACTGCGCGGATGtcttgagaagaagataacGCCTTCGAATAGCGAGAAAAGATCTTCCTGACGAGTTTGGATCAcggataaaaaaaaaaaaaggggggggggggggggggagaaagaaagaagaaacaagaagTTTGTATCCCGGGTTTTGGAAGCTACTCTGGATTTATAATCAAGCCGGTAGTGACATTGGAAGAGTAGCAATACTTGTCTAAAGGCATACTTCAAGAATGGAGGATACATAGATGCACCATGCAGTATATGCTACACGGATGGATTCTGGCTTAGAAATTGCTCCAAGGAGATCGTCTCCACATGTAGCCTCTTGCTGATAACACAAGGGTGTCGATATGTCCCGTCGTTAGTGTAGAGCTGGTAGAAGAGACCGCAGTATTCGAAGTACTCTAAGGGTTTCGTCGCTTTGCTCCTAGCCTCAAGGGCCTCTCTTCTGAGATCTTCTATCGAACCCTTACATTGGACCGTCACCTTCCTGCCTTTTACCTTTTCATAGGTCCGGGCAATGTCAAGTAGGGAATGAGCGCCCGAGTAAATATTCCAGTAACCACCTTGCTTATATTCCTCCAGCTGCACAATCTCCGCCGTGAACTCTGCAGCGTCGCGCTCAGAGGTCCAGTACCAGATATCCTCCCCGTTCCCGTAATATTCCATCCGCTTATCCTTAGGATCCCAGACACCCTTGTTCGCTGGCGTGAAGGCGCCATGGCCCGGCACGGAGAAGAGCACTTCGGCCAGAACGCCCGTGAAAATGTAGACGGGCCGGATAGTCGAGGTCAGCTTGACAAGCTGCTGGAATGTGAGCATGGGGTCGTAACTCTCCTGCATTCCCAGAGTCATGTCGCGCCAGTCGCAGTTCCAACTGTTGGCAACGAAGCGCTTCACGCCCATTCGTTCTGCAGCGCGGAGCAAGAGTAGCTGACCCTCCACCACGAGCTCTGGGTGGCCCTGGTAGGCGCAAACGACGGCATCGACGCCATGGCAGGCTTTCTCTAGGCCGGTGACGTCCACGGAGGAGCTGACTTCAACAAAGTTCTCCAGCTTTTGGCGGAGCTCGCTGGGTAGCTTGGAAGGATTGCGACCTAGTCCGCGAACCTGATGGCCTCTCGAGATGAAGCTGTCGATCATACGGGAACCCAGGTTTCCCGTGACACCAGCGACGAGGACAAGCATGATTGTGAGTGCTAGAGGAGAGGTTTCTTTTGACTTGTGAATTGAGGTAGTCGAGAGTCGAGAGTGTTACAGTAACATATGTGCACAAGTTTCTACATGGGGATGATTTTATAGCGCTGCATCGGACGGACATTGCATTCAGAGCCGGGGAAAATTGTCGTTGGGGAGCCACAAAACACTGACCCAACCGAATTAGAGTGTGTAAATGTGCTTTTACCTTCCAGGCGTTTTTCCGTCCACGGTTCTTCGTTAATCTGATTCTTACAGCTATTTGTCAGCGGATCGCTCTTCGGCCTGTCGACATTTCCGAACCCGACAGTTGTTCCCTCCGGGTTAGTGTCTAATTACCAGGTAACCGCAGCATAGAGATTTGTATAAAGTGCCTTCGAAAGCAAGTATGTCTTTGAATGTCCTCGAAATTTCCATATCGCGATCTCGGAAGACACCAAAGCAAGACAAAACTGTCCACGATTACTGTTCACAATATGACTCCTTTGACCGGAGTTCGAGCATCAAACAAGCAGCTCACAGCTGTTACAGTCCCGCAAGTCGCCGTTTTCGTCGGTGCAACAGCAGGAATTGGCAAGGCAGCCCTGACAGAGCTTATCTCTACCGGCTTCCCTGTGAAGGCGTACATAATCGGTCGCGATGAGGCAGCGTTCGAGCCTGCTCTGAGCGAGTTGAGGGCTTCATACTCATCTGCCACATTGGTATTTCTTCAGGGGGAGATCTCTTTGCTGGCCGAAGCCAAGCGCCTGACGAATATTATCCTTAGGCGTGAGGGCTATATTGACTTGCTTTTCCTCTCGGCTGGcttcctccctttccttGGACGACAGGGTACGTCAGACACCAACCAAAATCACAATTTCTTTGCTCATCCATGTTCAGCTCAAACAGCTTATCCATCCAACCAAGATTGTTTGGCTGCTGATAACTTTTACACCAATTGCAGAATCTACAGAAGGCGTTGAGCTATCCACAGCCGTGGCGTACTACAGCCGACAGATTTTCATCCGCCgtctccttcccctcctccggGCCAAAGCCAAAACGACTCAGTCCCAACATGATGCGTCTTTCCGGCCGCGGATCGTGAACGTACTCGCTGCGGGTGCTGAAACGAGTACCGAAAACCTATTCCTCGACGACCTGCAGCTCAAGCAGGACGGCCATTTCAGTGTCCCTAGCTATGCGGGGCATGTTGCTACCATGACCTCCGTCAGCCTCAGGCGGTTATCCGAGGAGGcagaaaacaagaatatcGTGGTGATACACCACCACCCTGGCCTGGTGTATACTGAGATCTTCAAGAAAAGCTGGGGCGATCAATGGGACAGCAGCAGAGAACATGCTGGACCCCCTGCCCCGGATGATATTGAGCGCTCGACTCCTGCTCAAGCTGGGGAGCGCGCGCTTTACCTGATGACGAGTGCTAAGTATGGTGGGGTGGGTGTTCCAATGGGGGAGGGCGAGGCTGCTGGGCTGACTGTTCGCGGGACGAGGGATGGGTCTCTCCTATGTGTGGGCGATAAGCTAGAGACATTGAGCAGCGTTTCTCGGATTCTTGACTCTCTTGAAGACAGCGGGGCTGCTGAGACGATCTGGAGTTATACTGACAAGGTCATTGGGGGTTACTTGTAACTTGACTATAACCAGTGTTGACCGGACTCAAGTTGTATTGggaatgtatgtacagagtCTGCGGTGTAAGTATTGTATGTCTTCGGACCccggagaagaagcaagCTATCGGGTTGGATTATCAATCATAAACTGCTACTGATAGATAAAATCCAGTATCATCCAGTACTGCAGCTGACTAGAGCACATCTTGGAATCTACCCCCTTCCATCATGGTGCGGTACTCGGATAGCAGGAGCATCCCGGTTGGGCGAGAACTCCAGCTGGGCGGGAACCTTGTTCGTCTCTCCTTGCGCAGCTGATCAACCCTGGCCCTATCGCCACTACGCAGCGCAACAATATCCCAGACCGCATGCTCATTCCTC
The sequence above is a segment of the Aspergillus flavus chromosome 4, complete sequence genome. Coding sequences within it:
- a CDS encoding putative NAD dependent epimerase/dehydratase, with amino-acid sequence MLVLVAGVTGNLGSRMIDSFISRGHQVRGLGRNPSKLPSELRQKLENFVEVSSSVDVTGLEKACHGVDAVVCAYQGHPELVVEGQLLLLRAAERMGVKRFVANSWNCDWRDMTLGMQESYDPMLTFQQLVKLTSTIRPVYIFTGVLAEVLFSVPGHGAFTPANKGVWDPKDKRMEYYGNGEDIWYWTSERDAAEFTAEIVQLEEYKQGGYWNIYSGAHSLLDIARTYEKVKGRKVTVQCKGSIEDLRREALEARSKATKPLEYFEYCGLFYQLYTNDGTYRHPCVISKRLHVETISLEQFLSQNPSVAVLVVVVVVVVVVVVVVVVVVVVVVVVVVVVVVMVVVV
- a CDS encoding putative short-chain dehydrogenase, giving the protein MTPLTGVRASNKQLTAVTVPQVAVFVGATAGIGKAALTELISTGFPVKAYIIGRDEAAFEPALSELRASYSSATLVFLQGEISLLAEAKRLTNIILRREGYIDLLFLSAGFLPFLGRQESTEGVELSTAVAYYSRQIFIRRLLPLLRAKAKTTQSQHDASFRPRIVNVLAAGAETSTENLFLDDLQLKQDGHFSVPSYAGHVATMTSVSLRRLSEEAENKNIVVIHHHPGLVYTEIFKKSWGDQWDSSREHAGPPAPDDIERSTPAQAGERALYLMTSAKYGGVGVPMGEGEAAGLTVRGTRDGSLLCVGDKLETLSSVSRILDSLEDSGAAETIWSYTDKVIGGYL